The following proteins are encoded in a genomic region of Agelaius phoeniceus isolate bAgePho1 chromosome 17, bAgePho1.hap1, whole genome shotgun sequence:
- the NELFCD gene encoding negative elongation factor C/D isoform X1, with protein sequence MEDADYFEGSAAEWGSEADGGAQDDEDGEGEDDAEVQQECLKKFSTPDYIMEPSIFNTLKRYFQAGGSPENVIQLLSENYTAVAQTVNLLAEWLIQTGVEPMQVQETVENHLKSLLIKHFDPRKADSIFTEEGETPAWLEQMIAHTTWRDLFYKLAEAHPDCLMLNFTVKLISDAGYQGEITSVSTACQQLEVFSRVLRTSLATILDGGEENLEKNLPEFAKMVCHGEHTYLFAQSMMSILAQEEQGGSAVRRIAQEVQRYAHEKGHDASQITLALGTAASYPRACQALGAMLSKGALNPADITVLFKMFTSMDPPPVELIRVPAFLDLFMQSLFKPGAKINQDHKHKYIHILAYAASVVEMWKKNKRVSINKDELKSTSKAIETVHNLCCNENKGASELVAELSTLYQCIRFPVVAMGVLKWVDWTVSEPRYFQLQTDHTPVHLALLDEISTCHQLLHPQVLQLLVKLFETEHSQLDVMEQLELKKTLLDRMVHSLSRGYVLPVVSYIRKCLEKLDTDISLIRYFVTEVLDVIAPPYTSDFVQLFLPILENESIAGTIKTEGEHDPVTEFIGKSRLFLPYLLPFVSVTTCK encoded by the exons ATGGAGGATGCCGATTACTTCGAGGGCAGCGCGGCCGAGTGGGGCAGCGAGGCGGACGGGGGCGCG CAAGATGATGAGGATGGGGAGGGAGAAGACGATGCCGAAGTCCAGCAGGAGTGCCTGAAGAAATTTTCAACGCCTGATTATATAATGGAACCGTCTATATTTAACACGTTAAAGAG ATATTTCCAAGCAGGAGGCTCTCCAGAGAATGTTATTCAGCTCCTCTCTGAAAACTACACTGCAGTGGCACAGACTGTCAATTTACTGGCAGAGTGGCTCATTCAGACAG GTGTTGAGCCAATGCAAGTTCAGGAGACTGTGGAGAACCACTTGAAGAGTTTACTGATCAAGCACTTCGACCCTCGGAAAGCAGATTCCATCTTCACAGAGGAAGGAGAG acTCCAGCCTGGCTTGAGCAAATGATAGCACATACCACGTGGAGGGACCTCTTTTACAAATTGGCAGAAGCCCATCCTGATTGTTTAATGCTTAATTTTACTGTGAAG ctTATATCTGATGCTGGCTATCAAGGGGAAATAACCAGTGTTTCAACAGCATGTCAGCAACTAGAAGTATTTTCCAGAGTCCTGCGTACATCTCTGGCAACAATTTTagatggaggagaagaaaaccTTGAGAAAAACCTCCCTGAATTTGCT AAGATGGTGTGCCATGGGGAACACACTTACCTCTTTGCCCAGTCCATGATGTCCATCCTGgcgcaggaggagcagggcggCTCCGCCGTCCGACGCATTGCGCAGGAGGTTCAGCGCTACGCCCACGAGAA aggcCACGATGCCAGTCAGATCACCTTAGCACTGGGTACTGCAGCCTCCTACCCCCGAGCTTGCCAGGCTCTGGGGGCAATGCTGTCCAAAGGAGCTCTGAATCCAGCAGATATCACTGTCCTCTTCAAAATGTTTACAAGCATGGACCCACCTCCAGTAGAACTG ATTCGAGTGCCTGCATTTCTGGACCTCTTCATGCAGTCCTTGTTTAAACCAGGTGCTAAGATCAACCAGGATCACAAACATAAATATATCCACATACTGGCATATGCAGCGAGTGTTGTAGAGATGTGGAAAAAG AACAAGAGAGTCAGCATCAACAAGGATGAACTCAAGTCGACCTCAAAAGCCATTGAGACTGTTCACAATCTGTGTTGCAATGAGAACAAAGGGGCATCAGAGCTGGTTGCAGAACTGAGCACTCTCTATCAGTGCATCAG GTTCCCAGTGGTGGCTATGGGGGTGTTGAAGTGGGTGGACTGGACAGTGTCAGAGCCACGGTACTTCCAGCTGCAGACTGATCACACCCCAGTtcacctggcactgctggatgAG ATCAGTACATGCCATCAGCTGCTTCATCCCCAAGTTCTGCAACTTCTTGTCAAGCTCTTTGAAACAGAACATTCTCAGCTGGATGTGATGGAGCAG CTGGAGCTGAAGAAGACTCTCCTGGACAGGATGGTTCACTCGCTGAGCCGGGGCTACGTCCTGCCCGTCGTCAGCTACATCCGCAAatgcctggagaagctggaCACCGACATCTCCCTCATCAGatactttgtgacagag GTGCTTGATGTGATTGCCCCTCCATATACCTCAGACTTCGTACAGCTTTTTCTTCCAATCTTGGAGAATGAAAGTATTGCAGGCACTATAAAAACAGAAGGTGAACATGATCCTGTCACAGAGTTCATAGGTAAGTCACGTTTATTCCTTCCATACCTGCTTCCATTTGTGTCTGTTACAACTTGCAAATAA
- the NELFCD gene encoding negative elongation factor C/D isoform X2 has product MEDADYFEGSAAEWGSEADGGAQDDEDGEGEDDAEVQQECLKKFSTPDYIMEPSIFNTLKRYFQAGGSPENVIQLLSENYTAVAQTVNLLAEWLIQTGVEPMQVQETVENHLKSLLIKHFDPRKADSIFTEEGETPAWLEQMIAHTTWRDLFYKLAEAHPDCLMLNFTVKLISDAGYQGEITSVSTACQQLEVFSRVLRTSLATILDGGEENLEKNLPEFAKMVCHGEHTYLFAQSMMSILAQEEQGGSAVRRIAQEVQRYAHEKGHDASQITLALGTAASYPRACQALGAMLSKGALNPADITVLFKMFTSMDPPPVELIRVPAFLDLFMQSLFKPGAKINQDHKHKYIHILAYAASVVEMWKKNKRVSINKDELKSTSKAIETVHNLCCNENKGASELVAELSTLYQCIRFPVVAMGVLKWVDWTVSEPRYFQLQTDHTPVHLALLDEISTCHQLLHPQVLQLLVKLFETEHSQLDVMEQLELKKTLLDRMVHSLSRGYVLPVVSYIRKCLEKLDTDISLIRYFVTEVLDVIAPPYTSDFVQLFLPILENESIAGTIKTEGEHDPVTEFIAHCKSNFIMMN; this is encoded by the exons ATGGAGGATGCCGATTACTTCGAGGGCAGCGCGGCCGAGTGGGGCAGCGAGGCGGACGGGGGCGCG CAAGATGATGAGGATGGGGAGGGAGAAGACGATGCCGAAGTCCAGCAGGAGTGCCTGAAGAAATTTTCAACGCCTGATTATATAATGGAACCGTCTATATTTAACACGTTAAAGAG ATATTTCCAAGCAGGAGGCTCTCCAGAGAATGTTATTCAGCTCCTCTCTGAAAACTACACTGCAGTGGCACAGACTGTCAATTTACTGGCAGAGTGGCTCATTCAGACAG GTGTTGAGCCAATGCAAGTTCAGGAGACTGTGGAGAACCACTTGAAGAGTTTACTGATCAAGCACTTCGACCCTCGGAAAGCAGATTCCATCTTCACAGAGGAAGGAGAG acTCCAGCCTGGCTTGAGCAAATGATAGCACATACCACGTGGAGGGACCTCTTTTACAAATTGGCAGAAGCCCATCCTGATTGTTTAATGCTTAATTTTACTGTGAAG ctTATATCTGATGCTGGCTATCAAGGGGAAATAACCAGTGTTTCAACAGCATGTCAGCAACTAGAAGTATTTTCCAGAGTCCTGCGTACATCTCTGGCAACAATTTTagatggaggagaagaaaaccTTGAGAAAAACCTCCCTGAATTTGCT AAGATGGTGTGCCATGGGGAACACACTTACCTCTTTGCCCAGTCCATGATGTCCATCCTGgcgcaggaggagcagggcggCTCCGCCGTCCGACGCATTGCGCAGGAGGTTCAGCGCTACGCCCACGAGAA aggcCACGATGCCAGTCAGATCACCTTAGCACTGGGTACTGCAGCCTCCTACCCCCGAGCTTGCCAGGCTCTGGGGGCAATGCTGTCCAAAGGAGCTCTGAATCCAGCAGATATCACTGTCCTCTTCAAAATGTTTACAAGCATGGACCCACCTCCAGTAGAACTG ATTCGAGTGCCTGCATTTCTGGACCTCTTCATGCAGTCCTTGTTTAAACCAGGTGCTAAGATCAACCAGGATCACAAACATAAATATATCCACATACTGGCATATGCAGCGAGTGTTGTAGAGATGTGGAAAAAG AACAAGAGAGTCAGCATCAACAAGGATGAACTCAAGTCGACCTCAAAAGCCATTGAGACTGTTCACAATCTGTGTTGCAATGAGAACAAAGGGGCATCAGAGCTGGTTGCAGAACTGAGCACTCTCTATCAGTGCATCAG GTTCCCAGTGGTGGCTATGGGGGTGTTGAAGTGGGTGGACTGGACAGTGTCAGAGCCACGGTACTTCCAGCTGCAGACTGATCACACCCCAGTtcacctggcactgctggatgAG ATCAGTACATGCCATCAGCTGCTTCATCCCCAAGTTCTGCAACTTCTTGTCAAGCTCTTTGAAACAGAACATTCTCAGCTGGATGTGATGGAGCAG CTGGAGCTGAAGAAGACTCTCCTGGACAGGATGGTTCACTCGCTGAGCCGGGGCTACGTCCTGCCCGTCGTCAGCTACATCCGCAAatgcctggagaagctggaCACCGACATCTCCCTCATCAGatactttgtgacagag GTGCTTGATGTGATTGCCCCTCCATATACCTCAGACTTCGTACAGCTTTTTCTTCCAATCTTGGAGAATGAAAGTATTGCAGGCACTATAAAAACAGAAGGTGAACATGATCCTGTCACAGAGTTCATAG CTCATTGCAAATCTAACTTTATTATGATGAACTAA